The following are from one region of the Siniperca chuatsi isolate FFG_IHB_CAS linkage group LG13, ASM2008510v1, whole genome shotgun sequence genome:
- the ftr67 gene encoding finTRIM family, member 67, with the protein MAQAGVVLDKDQFNCSICLDVLKDPVTIPCGHSYCSECIENYWDQDDYLGVFVCPQCRQNFNPRPLLARNTMLTDVVEKFKKTGLQEFTTPSNQSFAEADDVECDVCTGRKNKAVKSCLVCLASYCDVHVQPHYESAAFKKHKLVSASKKLHETICARHDKLLEVYCRTDKQCICYLCLTDEHKGHDTVLAEAEMHQKQMQLGDMKQSSQLRIHQREKEAQELRQAIFSLIRAARAATEESDAVFTELMRSIELKRFEVRELIKAQEKMAISQAEQLLEKLQKEIAELKKNEAELDKLSHTEDHIHFLEGCQSLHAPPELSALPPVTVDPTLTYGPVMTALSDFKGLLQEVCQGGFVSIYERVRDVVIVGPPNPAVQLDTTQPSDGESAVQMEATIVIPPPGLDQSPVNPLNPFLTPGHALPTFAFSPFGSKLSSGSRQRHVQRRAHPRRK; encoded by the exons ATGGCTCAAGCCGGAGTGGTTCTGGACAAGGACCAGTTCAACTGCTCGATTTGTCTGGACGTGCTGAAGGATCCTGTGACCATCCCGTGCGGACACAGCTACTGCTCGGAATGTATTGAGAACTACTGGGACCAGGACGACTACTTGGGGGTCTTCGTCTGCCCACAGTGCAGGCAGAACTTCAACCCGAGGCCGCTGCTCGCCAGAAACACCATGTTGACCGACGTGGTGGAGAAATTCAAAAAGACTGGACTCCAAGAGTTCACGACGCCTTCAAACCAAAGTTTCGCGGAGGCCGACGACGTGGAGTGCGACGTCTGCACCgggaggaaaaacaaagctgTGAAGTCTTGTCTGGTGTGTCTGGCCTCCTACTGCGACGTCCACGTCCAGCCTCACTACGAATCTGCTGCTttcaagaaacacaagctggtGTCGGCCTCCAAAAAACTGCACGAGACGATTTGTGCCCGGCATGACAAGCTGCTGGAGGTGTACTGCCGCACAGACAAGCAGTGTATCTGTTATCTGTGTCTGACTGATGAACACAAAGGGCACGACACGGTGCTGGCTGAGGCAGAAATGCACCAGAAGCAG ATGCAGCTTGGTGACATGAAGCAGAGCTCCCAGCTGAGAATTCATCAAAGGGAAAAGGAGGCCCAGGAGCTGAGACAAGCCATTTTCTCCCTCATT CGCGCTGCTCGGGCGGCAACCGAGGAGAGCGACGCCGTCTTTACCGAACTGATGCGGTCGATCGAGCTGAAGCGCTTTGAGGTGAGAGAGCTGATCAAAGCCCAGGAAAAGATGGCCATCAGTCAGGCcgagcagctgctggagaagcTCCAGAAGGAGATCGCTGAGCTGAAGAAGAACGAGGCCGAACTGGACAAACTTTCCCACACCGAGGACCACATCCATTTCCTTGAG GGTTGTCAGTCTCTCCATGCTCCACCCGAGCTGTCAGCTTTGCCTCCAGTCACCGTTGACCCCACCCTCACCTATGGCCCAGTGATGACAGCTTTGTCAGATTTTAAAGGCCTGTTGCAGGAGGTCTGCCAGGGAGGATTTGTCAGCATCTACGAGAGAG TGAGAGATGTGGTAATTGTAGGTCCTCCAAATCCTGCTGTGCAGCTAGACACAACCCAGCCCAGTGACGGTGAATCAGCCGTACAAATGGAAGCAACAATAG TGATCCCTCCACCTGGCCTAGACCAAAGTCCGGTGAACCCTCTCAACCCTTTCCTCACTCCAGGACATGCTTTGCCCACATTTGCCTTCTCACCATTTG GCTCCAAACTCTCCTCAGGATCCAGACAGAGGCACGTACAGCGACGCGCTCACCCCAGGAGGAAATAG
- the si:ch73-52e5.2 gene encoding protein THEM6 codes for MLLLVLGALLLLFCSLDVWYFLRGAQVFIQSWFQPRIWDILAEQSIDGTVLPHDLDYMGHMNNSRYLRECDFARFHHYMRNGLFMASHKMGAKMVVGASTIRYRRSLAFREAFEIRTKVLGWDEKAFYLEQRFVSKRDGFVSAVMLCRQNVVRCSPESIIEFVCKRKIECPEFPEDLKHWISFISASSQALRAESGLEEKNK; via the exons ATGTTGCTGCTGGTGCTGGGtgccctcctcctgctcttttGCAGTCTGGATGTATGGTACTTCCTACGGGGGGCCCAGGTGTTCATCCAGTCGTGGTTCCAACCCCGGATATGGGACATTCTAGCTGAGCAAAGCATTGATGGCACGGTCCTTCCCCATGATTTGGACTACATGGGCCACATGAACAACTCCCGATATCTAAGGGAGTGTGACTTTGCCCGCTTCCACCATTACATGCGAAACGGGCTGTTCATGGCCTCACACAAAATGGGGGCTAAAATGGTGGTAGGGGCCTCCACCATCCGGTACCGGCGCTCCCTGGCCTTCCGTGAGGCTTTTGAGATTCGGACCAAAGTATTGGGATGGGATGAGAAGGCGTTTTACTTGGAGCAGCGCTTTGTGTCCAAGAGAGATGGTTTTGTCTCTGCGGTTATGCTCTGCAGGCAGAATGTGGTGCGCTGCAGCCCAGAGAGCATTATAGAGTTTGTCTGCAAAAGGAAG atcGAGTGCCCTGAGTTTCCTGAGGACCTCAAACACTGGATTAGCTTCatctcagccagcagccaggCCCTGAGAGCAGAGAGTGGACTGGAAGAGAAGAATAAGTGA
- the LOC122886538 gene encoding protein THEM6-like has product MWWVLWVLAALLALFCCLDVWYFLRVAAVILRAWFQPPIWDVTAEQTLTGRVTLHDIDMCHMNNARYLRECDFARFSLYTRNGVFKAVRALGATVVVGATTIRYRRALCIGEGYELRSRIVTWDDKAFFLEQRFVSTKDGLVCAVMYCKQSIIRSSPDKIMQHLCKRKVECPEFPEDLQHWVSFISASSQVLRAESGLDEKNK; this is encoded by the exons ATGTGGTGGGTGCTGTGGGTGCTCGCTGCCTTGCTGGCTCTCTTCTGCTGTCTGGATGTGTGGTACTTCCTACGGGTAGCTGCTGTGATTCTCCGGGCCTGGTTCCAGCCTCCAATCTGGGATgtcacagcagagcagacccttACAGGCCGGGTCACTCTCCATGACATCGACATGTGCCACATGAACAATGCTCGTTACCTCAGAGAGTGTGACTTTGCCCGCTTCTCTCTCTACACACGTAACGGTGTGTTCAAGGCAGTGCGAGCGCTCGGAGCTACAGTGGTAGTGGGTGCCACCACCATCCGTTACCGCAGGGCTCTGTGTATAGGTGAGGGGTACGAGCTGCGGAGTCGCATCGTCACTTGGGATGACAAAGCCTTTTTCCTGGAGCAGAGATTTGTGTCAACAAAAGATGGGTTGGTGTGTGCCGTCATGTACTGCAAGCAGAGTATCATACGCAGCAGCCCAGACAAGATCATGCAGCACCTGTGTAAGCGGAAG GTGGAGTGCCCTGAGTTTCCAGAGGACCTTCAGCACTGGGTCAGTTTCATCTCCGCCAGTAGCCAGGTCCTCAGGGCCGAGAGTGGACTAGACGAGAAGAACAAATAA
- the LOC122886540 gene encoding uncharacterized protein LOC122886540 produces the protein MGAIFNILEQFRLESYYNQFFQLGVKDERDFLDGITDEDLNNIGLSHVEKNRFSAMKNFIQRLRAPERQVQAVTPVQKSLEPFCLQYTYPKCPQPKQIKDMDPAQNTVEDLMLRIGHLESVGNSNGVCLYTVDGMPLTDDPFFNTWSLKDRHIESGAVIYAIFTPKENLKQAPQVPKREVCETYGDNVVRCHIMLKGDFEVTVNLASDTITSLRLKLANESGIPPHVLYYKAQHCGGDTLQSCGISEGSTVAFSLSTFSDETTCDETFFINDVVPSVQQTLKGISVFLSSLYAVKSHYTTEQLKKLISYIRKLTGCYPLAQGLHQLLCRNERLTRNQKIAVVEGLYILFRQLLPQCGGQPGEKLIEDLDVFENSLYCWAHLLSEAKKQTSDCESYAPIALTSEDGSRFCEPVRVPGVPGAFERAYILQKIKDGGKIPNCTEEILRETSLKRANDIEKILLSLPPSIRTYPLWIHHDKTSGQNFRIKMKMFGSMVEELTSPSNQYLNVTPPLHLKALGQCQAKLVLLSEDNLGVALYKEKGSPDMIRVLDCLDGEDKIVDVNLLAARTGDHRDDRTFVTTRTPKEAILVLIDTSSSMEEECYVGAELKKINAVKELFHNFATRSMAYDFHHVIGLVKFDSMVKTLHTFTENLEKFKEHVRKLEASGCTLLYDALRRGASELEKVKMRFPDCRLHIICLTDGNDSGSCIEPVAVTAKLLKSNIIVDSILLGDVENNMLHGISNATGGCCFKPQTTKEGLRLFENETVLSLEQRKLKEKLDPSTISESILSSIFATHGYDECPETSLPSQINSKVTVTESALKKRIQESKKAWFLEKDKRILEELKSLHCDPHPFFRVFPSESDLTFWRILMQGPPDTPYEKGVFELYCQFGPDYPVKPPLVRFVTQVYHCNVNNVGRICHNIFDRNYNAHITMREILEAVYGLLIIPEPDDPLDSILAEEFLTSRDTYEREAQKHTEETAGKSLDDMEKKLVDPVPQFIPQHLICPLTKKMFIDPVKTAYGTVYERKAIEEHLKQHEYEPLAGPGHELEMSDITADQDMKKMVMDHRSRQIK, from the exons ATGGGTGCAATATTCAACATACTTGAGCAGTTCAGACTGGAATCTTACTACAACCAGTTTTTTCAGTTGGGCGTAAAGGATGAAAGAGATTTCCTGGATGGCATAACAGATGAAGATCTAAACAACATTG GTTTAAGTCATGTGGAGAAGAATCGTTTTTCAGCAATGAAAAACTTCATTCAAAGACTCAGAGCTCCAGAGCGCCAAGTTCAAGCTGTGACGCCTGTGCAGAAATCATTGGAGCCGTTCTGTCTGCAGTACACATACCCCAAATGTCCTCaaccaaaacaaattaaag ATATGGATCCAGCGCAGAACACAGTTGAGGACCTGATGTTAAGGATCGGCCATCTTGAAAGTGTTGGCAATTCCAATGGAGTCTGTCTCTACACAGTCGATGGGATGCCCCTGACAGATGATCCCTTCTTCAACACAT GGTCTTTGAAAGACAGACATATTGAAAGTGGAGCTGTAATTTATGCCATCTTTACACCAAAGGAAAACCTGAAACAGGCTCCTCAGGTACCAAAGCGAGAGGTTTGTGAAACCTATGGAGACAACGTGGTTCGATGCCACATCATGCTGAAG GGAGACTTTGAGGTGACTGTGAACTTGGCAAGTGACACCATAACCAGCCTGAGACTCAAGCTGGCAAATGAAAGTGGAATCCCACCACATGTCCTTTATTACAA AGCTCAACATTGTGGTGGTGACACACTGCAAAGTTGTGGAATCTCTGAGGGGTCAACAGTTGCCTTCTCTTTGTCCACCTTTTCTGATGAGACAACATGCGATGAGACATTCTTCATTAATGATGTTGTGCCTTCAGTCCAACAAACCCTGAAAGGAATCAGTGTGTTCTTGTCTTCACTTTATGCTGTT AAAAGTCATTATACAACAGAGCAACTGAAGAAACTGATTTCCTACATACGAAAACTGACTGGATGTTACCCTCTCGCCCAAGGTTTGCATCAGTTACTCTGCAGGAATGAAAGGTTAACCAGGAATCAGAAG ATTGCAGTTGTTGAAGGCTTGTACATACTCTTCAGACAGCTTTTGCCACAATGTGGAGGACAACCAGGGGAGAAACTCATTGAGGACCTTGATGTCTTTGAGAATTCACTTTACTGCTGGGCACATCTCCTATCAGAAGCAAAG AAACAGACATCAGACTGTGAGAGCTACGCACCAATCGCTCTTACGTCTGAGGATGGCAGCCGTTTCTGTGAACCAGTCAGAGTACCTGGAGTACCTGGTGCCTTTGAGCGAGCATACATTCTGCAGAAAATCAAag ATGGAGGTAAAATTCCAAATTGCACTGAAGAGATTTTGCGAGAAACATCATTAAAGAGAGCAAACGACATAGAAAAAATCTTGCTCAGTTTGCCTCCATCCATCAGAACGTATCCTCTTTGGATTCATCATGACAAGACGTCTGGTCAGAA CTTTCGGATAAAAATGAAGATGTTTGGAAGCATGGTGGAAGAATTAACATCTCCCTCCAATCAATACCTCAATGTGACCCCACCTCTACATTTGAAGGCGCTAGGACAGTGTCAGGCAAAGCTTGTTCTACTGAGTGAAG ACAACCTTGGTGTGGCTTTGTATAAAGAAAAAGGATCCCCTGATATGATCAGAGTGCTTGATTGTTTGGATGGTGAAGACAAAATTGTGGATGTGAATCTGTTGGCAGCCAG GACTGGTGACCACAGAGATGACCGAACATTTGTCACAACCAGGACTCCAAAAGAGGCTATACTG GTGCTGATAGATACAAGCTCCTCCATGGAAGAAGAGTGCTATGTAGGTGCAGAACTAAAGAAAATTAACGCTGTGAAAGAGCTCTTTCACAACTTTGCAACAAGGAGCATGGCTTATGATTTTCATCATGTCATTGGCCTCGTGAAGTTCGACTCCATGGTGAAAACTCTCCACACATTTACTGAGAATCTGGAAAAGTTCAAG GAACACGTACGTAAGCTCGAGGCGAGTGGATGTACTCTGCTGTACGACGCCCTGCGACGTGGGGCGTCTGAGTTGGAAAAGGTCAAGATGAGGTTCCCAGATTGTAGACTTCACATCATATGTCTCACTGATGGAAATGATTCTGG ATCCTGCATAGAGCCAGTTGCTGTTACAGCCAAACTGCTCAAATCTAACATAATTGTGGATTCAATCCTTCTTGGAGATGTGGAGAACAACATGCTGCATGGAATCAGCAATGCAACAG GTGGTTGCTGTTTCAAACCACAGACAACCAAAGAGGGTCTGAGACTGTTTGAGAATGAGACAGTTCTGTCTTTGGAGCAGAGGAAACTCAAGGAAAAACTTGACCCGTCAACCATCAGTGAG AGTATTTTGTCAAGCATCTTCGCTACTCATGGGTATGACGAATGCCCAGAGACGTCCTTGCCAAGCCAGATAAACAGCAAAGTGACAGTGACGGAGAG TGCTCTGAAAAAGAGGATTCAGGAGTCAAAGAAGGCGTGGTTTCTGGAGAAGGACAAACGTATcctggaggagctgaagagcCTGCATTGTGACCCGCATCCATTCTTCAGAGTCTTTCCATCAGAGTCAGACTTGA CGTTCTGGAGGATTCTCATGCAAGGCCCTCCTGACACACCGTATGAGAAAGGAGTGTTTGAGCTCTACTGCCAGTTTGGTCCTGACTACCCAGTGAAGCCTCCACTCGTCCGCTTTGTCACACAA GTGTACCACTGCAATGTCAACAATGTAGGCCGCATCTGCCACAACATATTTGACCGCAACTACAATGCCCATATCACCATGAGAGAGATCCTAGAAGCTGTGTACGGACTGCTCATCATCCCTGAGCCGGATGATCCACTGGACAG CATTTTGGCTGAAGAATTCCTTACGAGCCGTGACACGTATGAACGAGAAGCCCAGAAACATACAGAAGAAACTGCAGGAAAGTCGCTGGATGACATGGAGAAA aaaTTGGTGGATCCTGTGCCACAATTTATACCCCAACATCTGATCTGTCCACTCACCAAGAAGATGTTTATTGATCCGGTCAAAACAGCGTATGGCACTGTGTATGAGCGCAAGGCCATCGAGGAACACCTGAAACA ACACGAGTATGAGCCGTTGGCCGGCCCAGGACACGAGCTTGAAATGAGTGACATCACGGCAGACCAGGACATGAAGAAAATGGTGATGGATCATCGTTCTCGTCAAATTAAGTGA